One Eptesicus fuscus isolate TK198812 chromosome 13, DD_ASM_mEF_20220401, whole genome shotgun sequence genomic window, gagagagagagagaaacatcaatcagttgctttcCACTCACACAGACCagggatgaaacccacaacctgggtatgtgccctgaccaggaaccaaacccaccaccttttggtgtatgggatgacactccaaccaactgagccatactggccagggaaCCTACTAGGTAATGATCTACTATACTAAGTAAACTTGATAAAATACACTAAGTCTCACACCTGAACTTCTATATTCATGATTTTACTGTAGTCTTGACATAAAAAGAGCTgattaatgtaaaatatataaaattgcaaATAGATCATACATGAACAGTCATCTAATTATGATAAATATGCTATTAGATGTAGTAGAGAATAACATCTTTTTCTATTCAACATATGATGCTGAGTAAATGaaatattcatatggaaaaagttAGCCTTGATTCCAACCTCACACCACTGAGGGGGAGCAGAGTTTTCCAACCCAAAATATACCTAtgtgagatatttaaaaataagctagttatttttaaaaaacaaaagattcaggaaaaaccaTTGACCTTCCCCTTAACTGCCTCAAAGTATTTAGAGACCTGTTCCAGCAAGGAAGCTGTCATCATAGATAACTACAGTTTAATATGAACTAGTGTGTGATAGATATAGTGAGGAGCCTAGAAGGCCCATTCGATCAAAgtcttctctgtgtcccattgttaaagATGGTCCAACAAAAACATATGTCAACATTAGAATGTCAAAATCTGTTAGAgagttttaattaatatttattcatttcagagagaaaatatgcctggaagcaagatctcaacagactgagaaaaatgcTTTGGAGAGTAATAgcttgcagtttcttttatgcatttgaggttcaggagggaacataaggaagattgTATGAGGGTGGGTGAAAGCAAAGTGGAGATTATATTAAAAACCCATCGAGAATATGAGTTTTGGGGTCAGCTTTAGTAGGAGGAGTCTGAAAAGTAGGCATTTCAAAAGCGTGTTAAACTAGATTCACAGAAATAATGAACaaggcttgcttaaggcaaatatgtttttattgaacaaGTTATATATTCTATGGTGACTACCCATCATGACCTGccaggaatttatgatcagattacCTGTGAggtccctagccagtttgggtcagtggatagagcattggcctgcagaccaaaggaccctggtttaattccagtcaagggcatgtacttaggttgcaggctcctcctctgccagagccctggtcaggacttgtgcaggaggcagacaatcgatgtgtttttctcacatcgatatttctctctgttttcccctctcttttccactctctaaaaaatcaatggagaaatatccttgggtgaagattaaaaaaaattacctgtgAGGTTgctttccatagaaccccttttTCATTCACTTATGTTTtactatacattttctttttcatctccatgtgaattgccttTCTGCACTTTAAAGTTCCAAACCACTATTCACTTccacccctctctttctccttagctcaagatggcATATAAGCCTCAATGTGTGATTTACCATATTCTTACAGAATCCTCATatgtacaaaagaaataaaattttgttatttttctcttgttaatatgTCTCATGTCAAGTTAATTATTAGTTCAGTCAGAACAacaaagagggaaaagaaggaaaatttttCCATTTCCCACACCATTAAAAATAAGTCAGTTCTAGATTTATTTTCTATctaaatgtgaaaggaaaaataataaaactgtaaatGAAATTATAGGGGGATATGTTCATGatcttaatataataaaaaaattcttaaatagaaaataaaaatataattttgggaAATATTAACAAATTGGATTGTATCAAATCAAGAATTTCTGTTctcttaaaaacacatttaagagAAGGACAAGACACAGAACAAAGATACACATATTAAATTGCATTAaacctatagatcaatttggaaataatctatctataataataaaagcataatatccaAATCGACtaaatggccaaacagcagaactaccGActagatgaccacgctatgacacgtgctggtgccaggccaaccaaggcgagtgcaatgtgattggtcaggggggccccgccattgccccatgatcgccccgcagagggaggcccagggcaccAGCCGGTGGGGCAATCAATTTGGGGAGGttccatgatcaccccaaagagggaagcTCAGGCTACCTGGCTGGTGATGCTGAGGCAGGTTGGCAGGGCCTTCCTCTGTGAGGCAATCGATCATGgtgctcctggactatgagagggtgcaggctgggctgagggacctcctccccccttgttttatctaataaagagggaatatgcaaattgactgtcacaccatcacaaagatggtggtgcccatagccacaagatggggttgcccagtcccctcagccccaccggagtcccccagtcctttcagccccgccagGGGCAGGTGGCAGGTGCACAGTGTGGCTGGAACGGCCCTCTgctccccagctgctcagggtcaGCCTGAGGCAAAGGAAAgtctcggatgttggctgcccagctgcccagggccacctgaggctcaggtaaccaggtctGGCCGAGACTTgggctgccagcagtggcagcagcagaagtgtgatgggggccGTGTCACCTGATTGCCgtgtcacctcctgcccctgaggcctccctgactgtgagagggggcaggctgggctgagggacaccccctccagtgcatgaattttcatgcaccgggcctctagtatatatataaaaggctaagtgtccatccatctGACTGgtacctatgatgtgcactgaccaccagggggaagatgctcaatgcaggagctgccatgacgtgcactggccatttaaaaacaaacagcaccacagacctggcgccgacaaaccaacactcagcttccctcaagtgggacacaggccccgctaCCACCCTGGAGCAATACACCACCAAATGGCTGCTAATGCTGCCAAGACCTCAttgtgcaaaatgcggcccacagcccagcccagcccagaaatggtggctgtgggcaccaggtaatgacatcacatagcaatgcccagcttcctctccctagcaactagcctccttggattttcttcagcccaggaacctgacttgctttatagccaggtgcaaacattttacactttaaccaaatgtttgtgaaatgttttcatgtgcctcatttcatttgatcctcacagaagtcttggAATAGGTAGATCGGACACtctgtagaatcctattttctttttattagccagaaaatggagatttagaaagcttagaaacttgacttgactgaaaagaagtaagaaatggtggaccttgaaaatgacttcaggttttctcactgtgcagaatatagtcaaacactggtGCAGTTAAAagttttaccctttgttctcccagcgtaatctacaataataatctgctttgtgttgatatttactgctgtattgctgacaattacctgaaagagaagttggggtgcttcactgggctggaaaaagtttagctaaatcagaaagcaggtctaattaagcaagtttattctatatctataaaaggctaagttaactTGCGATACATATAGAACTCTCGTTTGTgccaatcacacgtgtgtgtttctatctgtcattgcggattgtgaatttggttgactcttctattatagagaatgggtgaatagcgatattaaaatattttttataattaatttcctttcaatgtgcatgaatccgtgcaccaggacactagtttaTACTATAAACATATAGATTCTTAAATCTATGGACATGGTAAGtctcttcatttattaaaatcttaaaattttgaacatgtagattttatacatttttgtggTTCATacttaagtatttttcttttttgatctattaaaatatactttaaaattatgatttttctaTTGCTCATTGataaagaaatataattgatttttttacactgATCTTTTATCATGGTATCTTGATGAACTCAATCATTAGTTCCTGGAGAATTTTGTAGAACATTTGGTATTTTCCATGTAGACAATTATGTCATAAGCTTTTTTGAGgtacaattataaaatatttaaagtttacaatatgatgatttgatatatatgtaCATTGAGAAAGGATTTCCCTCATTGagctaattaacacatccatcatttCACTTATTTACCTTGCTTTTATAGTGACAACATTTAAGTTTGATTCCCTTAGCAATTTCAATTATACAGTACAGTTTTAGTGGGAGTAATTATGGTAAAAGTTCTAGTAGCTACAAGTTTCTCCCTATATATTAATAtagaataaatgtatataaaatagtaacattatatttataaagataaatatctttTCTATTCCCTAAGCTCCAATTCTGGCCATAGGCCAGAAAGTAGACTAAATTACTGCCTTCTTTCCTACAAATTTTTTTCAGATTATCTTTCCCCATACTTCAAACAATTTCAAATTCACCTTGCTCTAAAAGTGATCCATAATTTGAGATTTCCTGGTTCTTATTTCTTGGAATCAACTCAGAGGTAACTGTTTCCTGGCTACCTGCCTGCAGCAAGGGTTTCCTTTCTCCTATAAAAGAGAGCTGGGTTTCAGCAGTGTAATGACCTCTCTAGGGCAAGGTCTGAAAATTGCACTGGGATCAGATAAGATTCTAAGGCCAAGAAAAGCAACAGCTAATGACAGTCTATGAGAGACACTTGGTAGCTAATACCTTTCAGAATCTAAAGTCTGGCAGAGAAGGGCTCTTCCATCCACTGATTCTACATTCTAGCCAGCTATCTGTTTTTCTGGGTAAGTTTCTTCTCCATGAATTAGGACCTGTGTATTGCTCAGAGTTTCTAAATgcagcaagtttttaaaaatatatttttattgatttcagagaggaaggagagggaaagagagatagaaacatcaatgatgaaaaagaatcattgattggctgcctcctgcaggccccacactggagatcgagcccacaacccgggcatttgccctgaccaggaatcaaaccatgacctcctggttcataggttgacacactcaaccactgacccactcTGGCCGGGCTAATTGCAGCAAATTTTGACAGAAGTGGAAAGTGCAGTGAATTAAATAATCTTGATTCTGCATCTCTCAGtcaaaaattttcctttggcaGTCACCTTTTTCCTGCCTATTCAAGTTTATCATTAATAAGAAGATAGATTATACTCATGTCATTTAGAGACAGAAGAGATACAAAGATAATCTATTACAATCTTCTTAATTATATTTGAAGAAAACTCAGAACTGGCACATTCCAGTTAATTAGCGGCAGGGCAAGATGAAAATAAAgtttcagcttcctcttctgtttgCCTACGAAATAGCTATAACATtgcttaatttattaaaaataagaggaGATGATCTTGTGGTttggaaagtgtgtgtgtttgcagtttgagcagaactttaaaaaaaataagtcaaagcTAGAAGCATCCTATTACTTAAAGAGCTTTGGTGTCTGGTCTTGTTGCTACTGTAACTACAACTCAGATCTTGTCCCCTGAAATACAGTCTATTCTTTATCTGGGGCATTAAAAcctcatttgtttttttgtccttgttttttccccttttcttttgtttcttacttTACCCTGTCTCCATCTCcatttaagatttctttttattcctttttttttcctctgtcaaGGAGTCCAGCAAATAACACTTTCTGATCTGATTACCATAGAAAGACAAGTTGCATAAAATGCATGCTTTTGATGtcttaaaagctatttttaaaaatctaaacactTTCAGAAAACTGGTTTCCCTATTCACATGTTTCCCATCTACCAAGTAAGACATTTACTGGGAATATGATTATTTCTCAGGTGAAGTGGctaaatcaatttaaataagtgaaatactAGTATGTTGACTCTACCAAGGTCTGCACATCACTAGAGGTCATTTCATCTGCTACATGAATGTCCAATCATATAGATCAAATTGAGGACAGTTATTCTGTTCCAGAATTTTCATCATCTCatggattttttatcttttcttcggaaagtttcctcatttctgaattttgttttagACGTCCTTAAGAAGGTAGTAATGTGTTTCTGTCTTCACAAAAGTTCTCTAAAAGTTCTGACAAACACTAGCTAccaaaaattaagtaaatacttTCTTCCATACTTTGCGCTGAATTTTTCATGTATaaacttatgtatttatttatttattatttatttatttatttattatataaatttaacttctttttttgaatatattttattgattttttttacagagaggaagggagagggatatagagttagaaacatccatgagagagaaacatcaatcagctgcctcctgcacaccccttgctggggatgtgcatgcaaccaaggtacatgcccttgacaggaattgaacctgggacccttcagtccacaggctgatgctctacacactgagccaaactgtttgGGGCCATGTATAAACTTATTTAGCCCTTCCAATAATTCAATGAATTAAGTGATATTATTATTCCCATGTATAGTTATGTAGGCTTAAGTAATGTGGACAAGATTCCATGTGAGGTAAATATGTAGATCCAGCATTAAATTAtgttatatttctaaattctatcctatgattttaaaaactgtttttttgtttgttggttggttggtttggctTTTATGAGAGATCAGTCAGATGCAACCACAagaaaagacagaagaaaggctcAGGAAAATAAGGTCATTAAACCAACAGGTCCTAAAGACAGGAGGCACAGCAGGCCTTGCAGTATCAAATAAGAACCACCAAGATGATAGGGTGATGGGGATAGGGGTTGAGACACAAGGAGGAGATGGGGGTGGAGGAGTTAGGGTGCTAAAGTCAAGGCCTTTCCTAGGGTGTCCACAGCAAAGGCAAGGTAGAGAAGGGCAAACAGTTTAGGATTAGCTAGTTTGAATAATTTGGGTGGACTTTGAGTACAGGAATGGCCTCTACTTGCCTGGTAACTAAAATGATTAAAGCAGAGGACTATTGCCTCCTGGAGTGCATGGACAGAAAAAGGGGGTATGGATTGGTTTGTTTTCACAGCACAGCTATGCTCCTGGCTGGGACCTTTGCTATCTCTAAGAATATTCTAGACCAGATAAGGAGGGGCAGTCTCTCCCCAGGGAGAAAGGTATTTCAATATGTCAAAAATCACAATATACAAAaacttacatacatatatatgtatatatatatatatatatacatatacatatacatatactttataatatataaagtgatatattatatatttactagaggcctggtgcatgaaattcatgtatgggtgtgagtgtccctcagcccagcctgcaccctctccaatctggagccccttgagggatgtccgactgcctgtttaggcgggcctaagcaggcagttggacatccctctcacattgtTCATATCACAATAACAAGTTATATCCATATTTATTACCATCACTTCTAGAGAAATCACCCTTCTAAGGCTCATTTTATATGATCAGCAAAGGGAATTTCTTTCCACAAAATTTCTAATTGTTTTAGTATATATCTCTTTATTGCCTTAGATATAGTCTACTGATGAATATAGCTACTAAAGCTCATATAACAAAATCTCCTTCTCTTCAtcaacttttaaagtattttattacaTTGGGGACATTAAAGTTATAACCAAGTGTATATATTCCTATTGACTGTGAACCTGTCAattttgtttctataattttaCAGCAGTAATCCCTCTAGTTtacctttaaagaaaaatacacaagTCCCATTTATAGTGGTACTCCCTATTCAATGTATTTGACTATGACAAAATCATAAGGAAGTTAAAACTTTTGAATGATGTTAAGCTTGTAGAATggtcaatgaaaaagaaaaaagggagtaTATAGTTTCTTAAGCTTTAGTGAATAGATTTCTAAGGAAAAAGAgttgaaatgttataaaaatatcagAAGTTTGAAGTGAGTATGAAGTGAAACAATATAATAAGAGAtttcatttcaatttatttttattgccaactcataacattaaaatgaaagaaagcacCTAGGTTAGGTTGGACTTCATTATAAATAGTAGTGTGGCCTCAGCCAACCCTACCCTTTTGTATCTGAAATACATTAATAGCATCAAAATATTTAAGTTACAGGGTTTAGCCAATAGGTCAGTTTATATATGTTATTATTCTATCCTAATTGATTGTGTCTTTAATTCAACTGACTTTTTTCCTATCTTCTCAACTTTTTATCTCCTATAAGATCTGTGAGTACTTACATCACCTTCTACCCCCTTCTGTTACACAACCACGTTTAAATCAAACAGACCATAATTGTCTTACTAAGTCAAATATGCTCCTCTACTACAGATAAAAGCAACTCCACAACACTTCCAAGAACAGGGATAATGAGCCTGCACATAGGCATATCAACCAATATTTGCTGAAAGAACAAACTTCTTCATTCCCTCATCTGAGAGTCCATTTGTTAAATTTGTGGGGATGTATTTTGCTTTCTATActagagaaaatggaaagatttGGAAAGGCTGACACTATCTGGGGATTCTGAGCtttgaacaaaatgaacaagGCTATGAAATTATGGATCTAGTCTACAATTTTAAGTGTCACAGAGAAATTTTGCCTAATCTGAAGTGTGTCTGAAGTTAAGAGGTGGatatagaccaaaaaaaaaaaaaaaaaaaaaaaaaagctagtcaTCTGTGATAGCAACTGAGAACATTTCATTAACCAGCAAGATCAATGCTGTTAGAATCATAATTTCTACAATTCCTAGGTGATAAACACTGGATTTATCTTCCTCGCCTACAAACACCCACATTGACTTTGGAAAAAGATATCCAAGCATTCTATTCTGATACTGACTTAAATGGATTCCCAAAGGTTCAGTTATGTGACCACCTTTTCATCAAGTTTTTCATGCTCTAGGAGAAATGGTGAGGAaaattcccttctttcttcctatctataattttttttttctgaatcagtAATGGAGTCAGTGGGGAAAGAATTTACTAACATGATGGAATCGACCAACATGTCGTATCTGAACCCAAAGACAGTGATCCTGATTGGGATCCCTGGACTAGAACATGTGCAGTTTTGGATTGGATTTCCCTTTTTTGGTTTATGCCTAGTGTCTCTGCTAGGGAACATTTTCTTGTTAATCATCATCCCTATGGAACGCAGTCTTCACCAACCCATGTACATCTTCctggcagtgctggcagccactgACCTAGGTCTCTGTATAGCCATTGTTCCAAAGATGTTGGCCATCTTCTGGTTTGGCTCTTGTTCCATGTCATTTGATGCTTGCCTTACCCAGCTGTTCTTCATTCATGCCTTGCAGGGTATGGAGTCTGGCATCCTGTTGGCCATGGCCTTTGACCGCTATGTTGCCATCTGTAATCCTTTGAGGCACACATCCATCCTTACACCTTCCTTTCTAGTTCAGTCGGTACTGATGGTGGCAATCCGGGCAATGGTGCTTGTTGGGATTTTACCCATTCTACTTAAACGACTGCAACTTTTCCAGTCTGTGGTTATTGTCCATTCCTACTGTGAGCACATGGCTGTGGTCAAGCTGGTTGCAGAAGATGTCCATATTAACAAATC contains:
- the LOC103304137 gene encoding olfactory receptor 52A5-like gives rise to the protein MESTNMSYLNPKTVILIGIPGLEHVQFWIGFPFFGLCLVSLLGNIFLLIIIPMERSLHQPMYIFLAVLAATDLGLCIAIVPKMLAIFWFGSCSMSFDACLTQLFFIHALQGMESGILLAMAFDRYVAICNPLRHTSILTPSFLVQSVLMVAIRAMVLVGILPILLKRLQLFQSVVIVHSYCEHMAVVKLVAEDVHINKSYGLFVAFAILGFDMIFVFISYILIFQAVFHLPQKEARLKAFNTCTAHIFVFLEFYILAFFSFFSHRFGHVSPYVHILLSTIYLLVPPALNPIVYGVKTKEIRRRVEQICTLKPDTQK